The Megalops cyprinoides isolate fMegCyp1 chromosome 19, fMegCyp1.pri, whole genome shotgun sequence genome has a window encoding:
- the LOC118794679 gene encoding galactose-3-O-sulfotransferase 2, with protein sequence MTFHRLPAQIWKHRVTVLLVALAITLLLMLLATHSLQRNRSTNLVADSWWRKPAPKVHNEHGASHAITPAASKAREGHTPRLPSPSIRQGRPAGRKRRGLPPIVFLKTHKTGSSTVQNLLFRLGERESATFAFPRYTYQFGYPERFRAEFVEELPAGSSQFDVLCSQLRLDVGQLRRLMPRNAVYVTLLRDPVRTFESVFGCYASNVPAFFLAQKAARGGAPSEGKSALSVFLEAPETFWDPSEAGNCLARNPMSFDLGLDSREWSDSWPESLARLEEAFQLVMIAEHFDESLVLLKELLRLQPEDLAYVRLNTRAAGDVAPLDEETSARIRAWNSLDVLLYDFFLQVFWERAERFGLERLQREAAHLRDVAERVRRRCLAREGVAPRELGDLIRPLQSNTATILGYELWGNLTEEEQGICVRLVLPELQYHSYLYFQQYGHDMRAVPTD encoded by the exons ATGACCTTCCACAGGTTGCCCGCTCAAATTTGGAAACACAGAGTGACAGTGCTGCTGGTCGCCCTGGCGATCACCTTACTGCTCATGCTATTGGCCACGCACTCTCTGCAGCG AAACAGAAGTACAAATCTGGTAGCAGACAGCTGGTGGAGGAAGCCAGCCCCTAAAGTTCACAACGAACATGGTGCATCCCATGCCATCACCCCTGCAGCTAGCAAGGCCCGAGAGGGGCACACACCCAGGCTACCATCTCCTAGCATCCGCCAAGGGCGTCctgcagggaggaagaggaggggcctTCCACCCATAGTCTTCCTCAAGACGCACAAGACTGGCAGCAGCACCGTGCAGAACCTTCTGTTCCGgcttggggagagagagagcgccacTTTCGCCTTCCCGCGCTACACTTACCAATTCGGCTACCCGGAGAG ATTCCGGGCTGAGTTTGTGGAGGAGCTTCCGGCAGGTTCCTCACAGTTCGACGTGCTCTGCAGCCAGCTGCGCCTGGACGTGGGCCAGCTGAGGAGGCTGATGCCCCGAAATGCAGTCTACGTGACCCTGCTGCGCGACCCCGTGCGAACCTTTGAATCTGTTTTCGGCTGCTATGCCTCCAACGTGCCCGCCTTCTTCCTCGCCCAAAAAGCCGCTCGAGGGGGCGCCCCTTCAGAAGGGAAGTCGGCGCTCTCCGTTTTCCTGGAAGCGCCCGAGACCTTCTGGGACCCCAGCGAGGCAGGGAACTGCCTGGCGAGGAACCCCATGAGCTTCGACTTGGGCCTGGACAGCCGGGAGTGGAGCGACTCCTGGCCCGAGAGCCTGGCGCGCCTGGAGGAGGCCTTCCAGCTGGTGATGATCGCCGAGCACTTCGACGAGTCCCTCGTCCtcctgaaggagctgctgcGCCTGCAGCCGGAGGACCTGGCCTACGTGCGCCTCAACACCCGGGCGGCCGGGGACGTCGCCCCCCTGGACGAAGAGACCAGCGCCAGGATCCGTGCCTGGAACAGCCTGGACGTGCTGCTCTACGACTTCTTCCTGCAGGTGTTCTGGGAAAGGGCGGAGCGCTTCGGGCTTGAGCGGCTCCAGAGAGAGGCGGCTCACCTGAGGGATGTGGCGGAGCGCGTGAGGAGGCGGTGTCTGGCCAGGGAGGGCGTGGCTCCCAGAGAGCTGGGAGACCTGATCAGGCCCCTGCAGTCCAACACAGCTACTATCCTGGGGTATGAACTGTGGGGAAACCTGACAGAAGAGGAGCAGGGCATCTGTGTTCGGCTAGTACTGCCTGAACTCCAATACCACTCCTACTTGTACTTCCAGCAGTATGGGCATGATATGAGGGCTGTCCCAACAGACTAA